The Polynucleobacter necessarius genome window below encodes:
- the mraY gene encoding phospho-N-acetylmuramoyl-pentapeptide-transferase, which yields MLLILAQLLQDDFGFLRVFNYITFRAVMATVTALLMGLAAGPWVIGKLTALKMGQAVRTDGPQTHLVKSGTPTMGGVLILIGIFISCMLWADLSNRFIWIVMIVTFGFGLVGWVDDYRKVVYKDPKGMASKEKFFWQTLIGLFAAIYLAFSISEVSNLKVLQLFYEWVRSGFALDLPAKTDLLLPFMKEVSYPLGMMGFIILSYLVIVGSSNAVNLTDGLDGLVIMPVILVGAALGAFAYVMGNAIYAKYLLFPYIPGAGELLIFCGAMGGAGLALLWYNAHPAQVFMGDVGALALGGALGTIAVIVRQEIVLFVMGGIFVAETVSVMLQVFWFKFTKKHFGEGRRIFRMAPLHHHFELGGWKETQVVVRFWIITILLVLIGLSSLKLR from the coding sequence ATGCTCTTAATCCTAGCTCAATTACTACAGGATGATTTTGGATTCTTGCGCGTATTTAACTACATTACTTTTAGGGCGGTGATGGCGACGGTTACTGCTCTGTTAATGGGTTTGGCGGCAGGACCTTGGGTGATTGGCAAGCTAACTGCGTTAAAGATGGGCCAAGCTGTTCGTACCGATGGCCCGCAAACCCATTTAGTTAAGTCTGGTACGCCCACTATGGGTGGCGTATTAATTTTGATCGGCATATTTATCTCGTGTATGTTGTGGGCCGATCTCAGTAATCGATTTATTTGGATTGTGATGATAGTGACCTTTGGTTTTGGTCTTGTAGGATGGGTAGATGATTATCGCAAGGTTGTCTACAAAGATCCAAAAGGGATGGCATCAAAAGAGAAGTTCTTCTGGCAAACCTTGATTGGTTTGTTTGCCGCTATTTATCTAGCGTTCTCCATTTCTGAGGTCAGTAACCTCAAGGTTTTGCAATTATTTTATGAGTGGGTCAGAAGTGGATTTGCATTAGATCTACCGGCTAAAACGGACTTGCTTCTGCCATTTATGAAAGAGGTTAGCTATCCATTGGGAATGATGGGATTCATCATCTTGAGTTACTTAGTAATTGTTGGCAGTAGTAATGCCGTGAATCTAACCGATGGTTTGGATGGCTTGGTCATCATGCCAGTCATCCTAGTGGGTGCTGCTTTAGGTGCATTTGCCTATGTCATGGGTAATGCAATTTATGCAAAGTATCTACTTTTTCCATACATTCCTGGTGCTGGAGAATTATTGATTTTCTGCGGTGCGATGGGTGGAGCAGGGTTAGCGCTCCTTTGGTACAACGCGCATCCAGCACAAGTATTTATGGGTGATGTCGGCGCACTAGCTTTGGGTGGTGCACTCGGAACTATCGCCGTGATTGTTCGTCAAGAGATTGTGCTCTTTGTAATGGGTGGCATCTTTGTTGCGGAAACTGTTTCTGTAATGTTGCAAGTATTTTGGTTTAAGTTTACTAAAAAACATTTTGGCGAAGGCCGACGAATTTTCCGGATGGCGCCATTGCATCATCATTTTGAATTGGGTGGCTGGAAAGAAACACAAGTGGTTGTGCGATTCTGGATTATCACCATTCTTCTAGTCTTAATTGGCTTATCAAGTCTGAAATTGCGGTGA